The following is a genomic window from Chryseobacterium sp. StRB126.
TCAACTGACGTATTTTCTATAACAATTACGGAAGGATTAGAATAGTTCCATTGAGATTGAGTTGAGCTACCTCCAAAATCTTCAGTATAAGGAAGACTAACTTGGGCTCCAATTACGATTGGACAGAACGTTAAAAATTGCAAAAAACGAAAATAGTTCTTTTTCATATATAGTTAAATTGATTTTAAGAGCTTAAATTGATAACGGTAAGAGAATTTTTTAATAATTAAAATAACCGTATTATTTGTAATTGTAAAGCAAAAAAACATTAAGCAATAATTAGAAAAAAAAAGTAAAAAATACAACTGACAAATTAGCACCCATATCACAATATTCTTTATATCAGCTAATTAAATGCTTTTTTTCAATAAGCATATAAGTATAAATTTTGACATTATCGAAAGTACTTATTGTCTTTATCAGTGGTATGTACAGGTAATGGTGGCTATCTCTTCATCCTATCAACTCTATTTCCACTCTATATTATGATCCATCCGCTGGAAGTAAATACGGAGTAGTTATTTTGTTTATCTGCTTTAGCAATTTTACTTAGCTCGTAGAGATCACAAACAGCCAAACGGCGCCACTTAAAAACAAGCGGCACCATTTTTTATTTTTTTCTGATGACTTGAAAACCTTCTAAGCTTAAATTTTGGTTATGATATAGTTATTAGGTACCAGCTAATTTTTATTAGAAAGTTTATATCATACTATGTAAATTTTCTCTATAAAATATGAAATTAATTTATCTGTACAATTGGTACATTTAAGTATATTATTATCAAAAATTATTGAGTTTAAATCAATTGTTACTTGATATTAAACCATAAAAAAACATTTTGATTGAGTGCCATCAATTTAAATTTCTTTTAATTTCAATATTATATTTTGACCTTTAAAATCTAATTGTTCTTTATCAAAAAAGCCATTATAAGAAAAAGATCTATTTTTTGTTTCAATATCACTTTTAGTTAATGGTAGATTTTCATTCTCAAATTCAATAGTATCAAAATAAACATCATTAATAAAAATATCCCATTTTGATTTACCATTAATAAAATTATTAATATTTTCAGACTCACCAGTAAAAAATGTTTTACCAAAAGACATATTAAAAATGCCATTTAATTTTAAAATTTCTGTTCTCATTTTTTTATCTTACATTATCTATTAAATTTATTTTAATATTCGAAATATCTGCTAAAATCCTGTATTACTTCTTGGCAAGATAGGCAATAAGGTAACTCTGATACTATTTTTATTTCCCCTTTTATTTCAGAATATACTTCTCGTCTAACTTTTCCGCTATTTCCGGTAGCATTACATATTCCATATCTTCATTTCTCACCCAAACATTTGGTGTATTTATACCTCCCTTTCTTTATCTACCGCATAAGCATTAAAAATTGGTTCCTCTTCATATCTTACCCCAGAATCCTAATATTAACTTCAAACGCTAGTTCTTCAATATTCACTTACATTATTTATTTTATTATAATATTTCTTTATTTTACAGATTTAACTTTTACTTCAATATTATAATTTATATATTATCGAATACTGTTTGGATGGTTATTTCTGTTGTAGGTTCTATTTTAGATGCAGGAGCTGTAGAAAAAATACCAGCTAAACTGGTACAGGCAGGAAACTATAAAAAATTAACTACAAATATTATGAATATAAAAGAAATGCAGCAATTACTTGAAAATGAATCAGACGGAAACGAATTATATGATTTGCTAATAGATTGCGGAAAAAAATATCCTTGGACACCTCAGGAAAAAAATCAGTTAAAGAATATCATTATAAAAATATGTGACAATCCTAACGAACAAGCACGCAGCGCATCCATCAAAGTTTTGTGCTTTTATTGGGGAATGGAAGAATTTAGAGATAAAGCATGGGAAATGTTTTCTTACGATAAAGATGACGACACAAGATCAGATGCCCTGATAAGTTGGGCAAACACATATCGTAAACAGAATAAAGCATCAGTTATGAAAACACTTTATTCAATTCTCGAAAACAAAAACACTGAAGTTAATATTAGGGAAACAGCTTACCGATGTATATTTTATGTATCTCCTTTACCCCCTGACAGTAGACCAAACCAAATTTTAGATTGGGATCATTTTGATGAAAATGTAGATTGGAAATTAATAGAAAAAATGATTTCAGAAGCGCAATAATTTTAAATTGAAGCTTAAAGAACATATCCTTGAGTAAATTAATATATTAAATTTAAACTAAAAAAATATGATTTTCGCGACAGATTACTTTAATTATATCCCCAATGAACTGCCTGAGTTTAATTTAAAATTACTTTTAAATATAGAAGATTTAAACAATTCTATTTTTAATGAAGTGTTTAATATTCTTAAGCCTCTTCAGCAAGAAGAATATATCACTTTTAAAGAGTCTGAAGACGCCAAAAAGTATAGAAAAGAAAGAAATGCTAAATTACCCTATGTAGATTTTAACAATTTACCAGAAATCTTTGACGATGCTTTATTACAAAAAGTCATTCTGTATCAAAAAGAAGGAGAAATAAGAGGAGCCATATATGACTCGTTATCAGAAGACCACAAAGGACAAATTGCCCGATTTAACTCAAAAATATTTGAAGAAGAAAAAGCCAAAAGGCGAGCTTTAATGTCTGACGAGGAAAAAAGAAAAGAAAAAGAATGGTGGGATAAGTATGAAGCAGATCCAACACCTCGTTTTATGGGTAACGTAGGCGAACCTGATACGGTTACAAGCTTTATCATAAAATATGGTGTAAATCCCTTAACCCGAGAACCCGAAACTATTGAAAGTTTTCAAAAAAAATATACTATTGATCCAAAAACAGGAGATCCTGTTCCAAGGGAAAAATATGAATAGTACTCTTTATAAGTAAGTTCTAACGAGGCTATCTTTACAATGAGAGAGCCTTATTTTATATGTAAAAAAATTAATAAAATGAATAAGAAGAAATTACTAGAAAAGAAAGATTGGGAATATTATGTTTTTGAAGAGAACAGCAATATCGAATTATCTGTTCCTATTCCCAATCCCAGCCCAGGATTTGATATCATTTATGTTCTTGATGAATCTGAAAAAGAAATGTATTTACATACAGGTATTAAAGTCCTTGAAGACAGAATAGAAGATATGAAAGTTAACTTTTCAAATTATAAAATGAATTCATGGAAATAGTGATTTTATATCAACTTTAGCAAAACATGGTCTAACAATTAAATATAAAAAGTAATTTTTTAAGTTTAACTTTAAAATAGATAAATGTATACAGATTTAGAAGACAACTTAACGAAAAAGTATTATCATGAAATAGTTGGAAAAGCCCTATTACAGGCAAAAGAAGAATACGAAAGATCTCCAGATACTCCAATGAATATTTCTTTTTATAATCAATTACTGGATATTAAAAAAACTGTAATTGACCATAATGAAGTTTATACAAAAGACGAAGCTTATAAAAAATATCCAATGGCAGTAATGATAACAAGAAATTTTGTTGCAGAAGAAGCAAATATTGATTATGCCAATATGCTAAAAGATATAGTCTGGGGAATATCATTATATCCGACTATGATTGAAGAATAAATCTTTAAGTTACAAAAAACAAAAAGTGATGTAAAGATCATCCCGGACAATTCAAACCTAACTTAGATTATGTTAAAATAGAGCACTTAGGATTATCAGCACCTTACATAAAAATGAATATAATTAAAATAGGTAATTATACGTTACTTTACATGTAATAGCCACAACTTGATCTGACAGTTAGGGTTTAAAAATAATTGTCAGTTATCCAATATTATCCTTACTTCCAAAAGTAAGGATTTTTTGTTCCTCTGCAAGAGTTTCCAATAATTTCTCTTTTGCAATAGGTTTACTATCCAAAAACGTCTGCATCGGTGTTTTACCGTAACAATGTTTTCCTGTATGCGTTCTTTCATTATTGTAATACGACAGCCAGCTGTTTAAGTCTAATTGCAGCTCTTCAATACTTCTGTAAATTTTCTTTCTGAAAGCTATGGCATAAAACTCTTCCTGTATTGTCCTGTGAAAACGTTCACAAATGCCGTTGGTCTGAGGGCTTTTAGCCTTGGTCTTCGTGTGATCAATATCTTCAATGGCTAAATAAAGCTGGTATTCATGCTGTTCTCTTATTCCACAGTATTCCGTTCCTCTGTCTGTTAAAATTCTGAGTAAACGAAGTTCCTGTTGCTCAAAGAACGGAACTACCTGATCATTAAGCATGTCAGCAGCAATAAGAGCATTTTTACGGTCATATAGCTTTGCAAATACTACTTTAGAATACGTGTCAATAAAAGTTTGCTGATAAATATGTCCAACTCCTTTGATATTGCCTACATAATAAGTGTCTTGAGCTCCTAAATATCCAGGATGATGAGTTTCAATTTCTCCATGAGCTTTTTTCTCCTCCTTGGCTCTTTCTAGTGCTGAAAGTTGAGATTCAGTAAGGACTATACCATCTTGAGCGGATTTGGCTTCCAAGGCTTTTAATCTTAGTTTAAACGTATGTAGATCGTGTCTTAACCAAATACCTCTGACCCCGCCTGGGGATACGATCAACCCTTTCTTTTTAAGTTCATTACTCACTCTAAGCTGCCCCAAAGCAGGGTTTTCAATGGCTATATCAACAACAGCCTTTTCAATAACTTCATCTACACGATTCTTTAATACTGGCTTTCTTCTGGAGATTTCCTGTAATGCTAATTCACCTCCTTGCTCATACAGTTCTTTGAATCGATAAAAACTGTCTCGGGAATAGCCCATTACTTTACAAGCTTTGGATACATTTCCTAAATGTTGTGCTAATTCAAGTACACCTAACTTGTTTTTGATGATTTTTTGTTGTGTTGTCATAATACTTAATCTGTTTTAAAGTTATTTAATTTGATTATAACTGTCAGATTAAGTCTTGACTAATTCACTTTACACTAATTTGTTAAAAATAAAAGAGGACTAAAATTAATTAGTCCTCTTTCTTGTTTCTTATTATAACTGTTTGTTTTGTTATAATTGTAAATGAAGTTTCTCCCATTGTTTTTAGTTCTTCCATATTTGATTTTGGAATCTCTGAAAGTATTGGATTAAATTTACTATTCTGTAAATTATTTAAATCAATTTTACCTATTTCAATTGAAGCATTTTCAAAAGGATTAAAATCTTTTGGATTTGGTTCCCATATTTCAGTGCTTATTTCATTTTTTTTGTATATTTCGTATATCATAATAATATTAAAATTTTGCCTATGTCTCCTTTATCTAGTGATTATATGTATATAATTGGAAATTTAGAAACTCATAAGTACACCTTTACTCATAAAAAACAAATTATTGATGAGTATATTCATTGTATAATACTAGAAAGATTACAAGAATTTGATGGTTACGTACCTAGAAAAATTAAAGTTCAACAGATACATAATTTGAATGAGTATTTTACCAATCCTGATTATAATGATTTTACTGAAAGAGTATTAAATACTGATGATTTAACAGCTGTGATTAATTATAGAAATGGTTATTAAAATAAAAGAGGACTAAATCAGTCCTCTTTTTTATTTTTTCTATCAGGTTTAAAATTCCAAATCTTAGTAATCATATTATCAAAGTCTGTTTTCATGTGTACATACTCTACCATGATTAAAGGAGTTTCTTCATGATATTTAATTTTCAATGTCTCAATCTTTAATTCAGGGCAATTGCTTTTTATATCTTCTACATAGAAGTATTCTTCACCATCTAAAATAATGGTTCTTACTTCTCTTTGTTTTAATAACACTTCTTTCATTTATCCTGTTAAATCTTTGTATCTCGTTCTAACATTATTGTTATTCAATAAATGTTCAAACTTCTTATAGTCTGTGACTTCTCTTAAATTATACCTATACACAAATTCATCAACATATTTTTGAAGGTGCTTTTTTGAAACGTGATTATACATTCCTGAAACACTTCTTTTAAGTATGTTCCAACTTCCTTCTATATTGTTATTATGTACTGTATTATCTTGCAAACTTACATATTCTTTTTTAGAATGATCTATTACTTTATGATCATAATGTCTATGTAATCCTTTATAAGCCCACCATTCATCTGAAATGAGCCTTGTTCCTGTTTTTACATATCTATGTATTAAAGGCTGAATACTGTTTCTCCTTGTATTAGGTATAACAAATGCATTCAACTTACCATCTCTTTGCAACATTCCCATAACAGGAACTTTGTCTTTATAGCTTCTGCCTTGTGAGTGTGGAACTTTCTTGTCTTTGTGTCTGTTCTTATTTTTACCTCCAATAAAAGTTTCATCTGCTTCTACAACTCCTTCAAGTTCATTACAGTTTTCTATACCAAAACAGGCTCTAATTCTTTGCAGCATGAACCATGCTGTTGCTTGTCTCACTCCAATATCTTTTCCTAACTGTATAGAACTAATTCCTTTTTTATGAGATGTAACAAGCCATATAGCTAAGAACCATTTTCTAAGACTAACCTTTGAATTTTCAAACATTGTTCCCGTCTTAATGTTAAAGTACTTTCCTGTATTCTTACATCTATATTGATTATTCTTACACTTATATACTTTTGAAGTTTCATCAAAAGGACTTACAACAATACCACTCCAAATAACTTCTTCCAAATAGTCTATGCAAGCCTGTTCAGTTGGAAAGGCTTGTATTAATTCTAATACTGATTTTATGTTGGTGTTAATGAACATATATTAGTCTGTTACGTTTTTAATAATTGTATTAACAGCATCATACAGCCAATTAACATTACCATTATAAATAGACTGCATATTGGAGTTTACTGTTTCTGTAAAGTCATTTAAGATCTTCTCCTTTTTAGTATCAGATATATCCAGAGATTTTATTTGATGAACAATATCATCTATGACTGCCTGAGCATTCTTTTGATTGTTATTGTATCTATTCTGCAAAGTAGTTGCTGCATTACCCAAACTAGAAATATCCAATTTTTCAGGATCTCTATATTGATAAGGTCTCCTAGATGATTGAGTATTTTTCAAACTGTAATACTCCCATTGTCTGGAATAGCTATTGTATTTCTCATAACCTATAAGATTTGAGTATGAGTCAAAATAATCATATCTGTTATAATATGAATTAAACTTCTTTGTTACAGTCTGAGAGAAGCAAAATATCCCAAGTAACATACATACTGAAAAGAAAACTTTTTTCATAAGTGAATTTGATAATCCACTCAAACCCAAAGCAGAAATTTTAAGATTATAAATAAAGAAAGGCGTGGGTTTGTAGTCTTTATTTATTACCTGAGGCTCTGGATTGCCAATGACATAAACAAGACAACCCACACCCATATAGGATGTAAGTGTCAGTTGTTTATTCTGTGTCATTTTGAGAAATTTTCCAGATTTCAGGTAACAGAATAAAAGCTAACGCTTTCTTTTTAATCGATAAATATTCCTGCAAAAGTACAAAAATTATACCTTTTTCACTATATTTGGATAAACTAAAATCATTAAATTATGGGAACATTAAAATGGGTATTCTATCAGGATAGTGCTGAAAAATGGAGATGGCGTGCTACTTCAGTTGAAAACGGAAAAATTGTAGGGGCCGCAACTCAAGGATTTTCTTCAAGGCAAAAAGCTGTTGAAAATGCAAGACACTTTGGTTATAAATAACCTATAACTTTTTCACCTAAGCCTCTTTTATCAGCAATTATTTGTGCCTCATTCCATGAAGGTGCATAAATGTTTTGACCTGCATAGAGATCATTAATATTTCTATATTGGGTTAGGAATTTTTTCATTTTCATAAATTTGAATTTATTAATAAAAAAGACCAAACTATCTTTTAGTTGGTCTTTACTTTTTTCTATGTTTGTGTAAAGTAACGTATAGTTACCTTAAAATAAATGCAGAGATAGACAAGAATGGAAAAGGCTGAAGTCAAGTATATCTCCAAATTCCAATTTTAACAATGAATTATAAAGAAGTAAATACGAAAAAAGAATACAATAATTTACTAAATGAATTAAGTATCGAGTCAAAAATTTTAGCAGTTAAATATCCTGAAATTTCAATCTATAAATCAATCTATAACCAAATTGGTGATATCCAAAGTATGATACACAATAATATTAAGTTATCTGAAAATGATATATATAAGAAGTATTCCATAGGTGCTATAGCTGTAAAAAACTTTGATTGTGAGAAGGATATTTTTGGAAGAAAATTACAAGATTTATTTGGTGCTCTGTTTGAATATTGGAATATGCCCGAATCTTAATTGTAATCGAAAAAATATTATCCTGAAATAGCCAAGGAACACCTTTTCCGGTTCCGAATATCGAGTGATCCCGTATTTCCCGTCGAAGGTTCTTTAATCAACTTAAACAAAATATAGTGGTACAAAAGTTGTATTATTTACTTATATTTTTCTTAAAATCTACCCTAATGACCTATAAATTTCTTATTTTTTTATTGATTGTACCTTGCATGGCATTAGCGCAAGTTGGAATAAATACAAATACTCCAACCCGCAAACTTCATGTTGTGGGCAATATGCGCATAGGAGTTCTGACTAATAAATCAGAGACCGTTGCATACGATGAAATATTGTCTACGGACATCAATGGTAATGTAGACTATGTAACCAAGTCAAGCATGCAGCCTCCGTTAGAGCCTGGAACTTCCAACAAAGAAAGTTATAGTTTAGTCTATAATATGCCCAGTCCTAACGGGGATCCCACCAGAACATTAAAATGTGGTAAATTTTTATTTGTCTTTGAAAATACAGATCAATCACGGATCAATTTTAGGTTAGCAGAAAATCCAGGAGCTGATGTTAATATTTATATGAGTATGGAGCAAAATTTTAATGCTAATGGCTTTCAATTTTATCAAGGAAAAATTCCAACTGACCCCTCTACTGTTCCTTTTTTATTCACTTCTTCTAACTGGAATATTAATCAAGAATTTGCCCGAGCTAATGTAGCAGATTATGAACAGAATATCATGCACTTCCAATATCCAAATGATACAGATTTTTATAGATTAACTATTTATAAGGTAAAACAAAATACCGGAATAGATAGTTGGGATTTTGTTGCTTCTTGTGAAAAATTTTAAATATGAGAAATATTTTATTTTTAGTTATTGGTCTTAATGGTCTTGTAATGGCTCAGGATCAAAAGTTTGGTATAGACACCAATATGCCTACAAGGAAATTAGACATCAACGGAGACGTAAGGATTAGTACAACAAATGATGTAACTAATAATGCCTCCTATGACAGAATTGTAACCGGTAATAATGCAACCGGTAATATAGACTATATCAATATATCTGCTATTGCACAAACAGAAACAAATAATGTTGAAGTAAAACGTATAGTTTATAATAGTTCCCTTCCGGACGAATCTAAAGAGTGTAGCTGTGGTGATATCACTTTCCGAATTAATAACCTGGATACTGCTGAAATTAAGCTTAATTCTCTTACCACTTTTGTAACAAATGGGAACATTTCCAACTTTAATTTAGGGTATGGCATTAAAAGATGGATAAACAATTCATACAATTTTGTCAATAGAACAATTGCATTTACAGATTTGAATTATTCCACTTATCAGTCATTAGATCCGGCTATATTTACCACCGGCCCTAATTACACAGTCAGAATCTACACTATTGTGCCTCCTAAGCAAAATAATTTATATAGACTAACTCTATCTCGTATCAGTAATACCAGTACTAATTTTACGTATGGCCTTATCTGTGAGAAATTTTATATACAAACTCTATAATATGAAAAATATCTATTTATTTTTTACCCTAGTATCATTGTCCATCAACGCTCAAGTCGGTATAGGAACAACCGCACCAACCAGAGTATTGGATGTTAATGGTGATGTAAGAATAAGAACATTAACAGATAAAAGTACCGATAGTAATTATAATAAAATAATTGTTGCCAACTCAAATGGAGATCTGGATTCCTGGGATAAAGCAAGTTTATTAAATACGGTAAAAGATCTGGCTATAGAAAATAAAAAAATCACCTATTTTTCAAATTCTCCGGTTATAGGCAATGTCATGAATTGCGGAAAAATGCAATATAGATTTGATAATGGTCCCCTACCGCAGATGAGATTAGTTAATCCCGCCGATGCAATACTATATTACACTAAAATTCAAAAAGTAAACAGCAATGCAAATACTTTTATCCCTCCCAACAGCATTGTATCAAATCTTACTGCAGTATATACTATGGCAAACACCTGGTTAACTTTGGATCCTGATTACTCAAACAATATTTTGGATGAGTTTTATATGACCTACCCAGATGATACAAA
Proteins encoded in this region:
- a CDS encoding YgiT-type zinc finger protein, coding for MCNATGNSGKVRREVYSEIKGEIKIVSELPYCLSCQEVIQDFSRYFEY
- a CDS encoding IS481 family transposase; amino-acid sequence: MTTQQKIIKNKLGVLELAQHLGNVSKACKVMGYSRDSFYRFKELYEQGGELALQEISRRKPVLKNRVDEVIEKAVVDIAIENPALGQLRVSNELKKKGLIVSPGGVRGIWLRHDLHTFKLRLKALEAKSAQDGIVLTESQLSALERAKEEKKAHGEIETHHPGYLGAQDTYYVGNIKGVGHIYQQTFIDTYSKVVFAKLYDRKNALIAADMLNDQVVPFFEQQELRLLRILTDRGTEYCGIREQHEYQLYLAIEDIDHTKTKAKSPQTNGICERFHRTIQEEFYAIAFRKKIYRSIEELQLDLNSWLSYYNNERTHTGKHCYGKTPMQTFLDSKPIAKEKLLETLAEEQKILTFGSKDNIG
- a CDS encoding IS1595 family transposase, whose protein sequence is MFINTNIKSVLELIQAFPTEQACIDYLEEVIWSGIVVSPFDETSKVYKCKNNQYRCKNTGKYFNIKTGTMFENSKVSLRKWFLAIWLVTSHKKGISSIQLGKDIGVRQATAWFMLQRIRACFGIENCNELEGVVEADETFIGGKNKNRHKDKKVPHSQGRSYKDKVPVMGMLQRDGKLNAFVIPNTRRNSIQPLIHRYVKTGTRLISDEWWAYKGLHRHYDHKVIDHSKKEYVSLQDNTVHNNNIEGSWNILKRSVSGMYNHVSKKHLQKYVDEFVYRYNLREVTDYKKFEHLLNNNNVRTRYKDLTG
- a CDS encoding DUF1508 domain-containing protein, producing MGTLKWVFYQDSAEKWRWRATSVENGKIVGAATQGFSSRQKAVENARHFGYK
- a CDS encoding immunity protein Tsi6 family protein — protein: MNYKEVNTKKEYNNLLNELSIESKILAVKYPEISIYKSIYNQIGDIQSMIHNNIKLSENDIYKKYSIGAIAVKNFDCEKDIFGRKLQDLFGALFEYWNMPES